The following proteins come from a genomic window of Tepidiforma thermophila:
- a CDS encoding pyridoxamine 5'-phosphate oxidase family protein — MTQTAETWPPEVVARIQEILDRTAATAGPEVARVFARPDWRLSAAEFLAMWTAQRWCTVASVGPNGQPHIAIVHADFQPDGRLTMRMFTGSVRARDIAQNPRVALAKHLDDGAVAMVYGTARPVPGTEAVRHESETVEVEIAVRRIYAMRPVRE; from the coding sequence ATGACGCAGACTGCTGAGACGTGGCCGCCCGAGGTGGTGGCGCGCATCCAGGAGATCCTGGACCGGACGGCCGCGACGGCCGGGCCGGAGGTGGCGCGGGTGTTCGCCCGCCCCGACTGGCGGCTTTCGGCGGCCGAGTTCCTCGCGATGTGGACCGCACAGCGGTGGTGCACCGTGGCCTCGGTGGGCCCGAACGGCCAGCCGCACATCGCCATTGTCCATGCGGATTTCCAGCCGGATGGGCGGCTGACGATGCGGATGTTCACCGGGTCGGTGCGGGCGCGCGACATCGCCCAGAATCCGCGGGTGGCGCTCGCCAAGCACCTGGACGACGGCGCCGTGGCGATGGTCTACGGCACGGCGCGGCCGGTGCCGGGCACGGAGGCCGTCCGCCACGAATCGGAGACAGTCGAGGTTGAGATTGCGGTCCGGCGCATCTACGCGATGCGCCCGGTCCGTGAGTGA